One region of Streptomyces capillispiralis genomic DNA includes:
- a CDS encoding SRPBCC family protein translates to MDWNHYRFRTRWTLPAPAPVVYRTLARIEDYALWWPQVRDVTRLDDTSGSLRIRSLLPYDLFLTMREGRRDPAAGVLEAGISGDLEGWARWTVTAREAGGCLVRYDQEVDVRKPLMRRLAVPGRPVFRLNHAVMMRAGRRGLARHLEAV, encoded by the coding sequence ATGGACTGGAACCACTACCGCTTCCGCACACGGTGGACCCTGCCCGCGCCCGCACCCGTCGTCTACCGGACCCTGGCGCGGATCGAGGACTACGCCCTGTGGTGGCCCCAGGTGCGCGACGTCACCCGGCTCGACGACACCAGCGGCAGCCTCCGCATCCGCTCGCTCCTCCCGTACGACCTGTTCCTCACGATGCGGGAGGGGCGCCGCGATCCGGCGGCCGGGGTGCTGGAGGCCGGCATCTCCGGCGACCTCGAGGGCTGGGCCCGCTGGACCGTCACCGCACGGGAGGCGGGCGGCTGCCTCGTCCGCTACGACCAGGAGGTGGACGTCCGCAAGCCGCTGATGCGGCGGCTCGCCGTTCCGGGGCGGCCGGTCTTCCGCCTCAACCACGCGGTGATGATGCGGGCCGGGAGGCGCGGGCTGGCCCGCCACCTGGAAGCGGTTTGA
- a CDS encoding 3'-5' exonuclease, with amino-acid sequence MACWYEGPLAAFDTETTGVDVEADRIVSAAVVVQDAPGARPRITRWLVNPGVPVPAAATEVHGLTEEHLHRNGRWPAPVMYEVAQALAEQAAVGRPVVVMNAPFDLTLLDRELRRHRASSLDRWFERSPLLVLDPWVLDKHLDRYRKGRRTLTDLCAHYGVALEDAHDAGADAVAALEVTRAVGRRFASRLERLSPGELHTLQAVWHAAQARGLQAWFARNGAEEVVDPAWPLRPGLPAAA; translated from the coding sequence ATGGCGTGCTGGTACGAAGGGCCGCTGGCCGCTTTCGACACGGAGACGACGGGTGTGGACGTCGAGGCCGACCGGATCGTGTCGGCCGCGGTCGTCGTCCAGGACGCCCCGGGCGCCCGGCCGCGGATCACCCGCTGGCTGGTGAATCCGGGCGTGCCGGTGCCCGCGGCGGCGACGGAGGTGCACGGGCTGACGGAGGAACACCTGCACCGCAACGGCCGCTGGCCGGCGCCGGTGATGTACGAGGTGGCCCAGGCGCTGGCCGAGCAGGCCGCGGTGGGCCGCCCGGTGGTGGTGATGAACGCGCCGTTCGATCTCACGCTGCTGGACCGGGAGTTGCGCCGGCACCGCGCGTCGTCGCTGGACCGCTGGTTCGAGCGGTCGCCGCTGCTGGTGCTGGACCCGTGGGTGCTGGACAAGCACCTGGACCGCTACCGCAAGGGCCGCCGCACCCTCACCGACCTGTGCGCGCACTACGGCGTCGCGCTGGAGGACGCGCACGACGCGGGGGCGGACGCGGTGGCGGCGCTGGAGGTGACCCGGGCGGTCGGGCGGCGGTTCGCGTCCCGGCTGGAGCGGCTGTCCCCCGGCGAGCTGCACACCCTCCAGGCGGTGTGGCACGCGGCGCAGGCCCGGGGGCTCCAGGCGTGGTTCGCGCGCAACGGCGCGGAGGAGGTGGTGGACCCGGCCTGGCCGCTGCGTCCGGGGCTGCCCGCGGCGGCGTAG
- a CDS encoding Tat pathway signal sequence domain protein, translated as MSPIPRRSLLKAAAVAGAAAQFSWALGTQNASAAPRAEAAGADLVTLDWLEDGGLGAAPGSTVGVPWPRGAHQEDQTFALTDTDGRPVPVQSWPLAYWPDGSLKWTAHAVASGTGSLTLTAGAPAAPEKQVTVDRRGGTIDVSTGVITARIGTSGTTLVKSVVRGSTEIARNGRLVVLRQPEAEDGDQTTVRTERFDGAVSDVTVEQEGPVRAVVRVDGKHRRGSRGWLPFSVRLYFYAGADSFRMVHTITFDGTQEPGRASGDFVRGIGVRFSVPMRDESYDRHIRIGGEGTGLLREAVKGITGLRRDPGIAVQQAQFEGKRLPDPSTWDQRVTTRLQYIPEWGDHTLSQLSADGFTLRKRTKKGHGWIAAGGGRRASGFGYVGGVSGGLSFGLRDFWEKHPAQLDIRDAHTDEAEVTLWLWSPEAQPMDLRFYHDGMGQDTFPEQIEGLNITYEDYEPGFGTPYGIARTSELLFWANDSTPSAERLAEQVEAVRVLPQLAAPPKQLIGAGVFGKGLYSEPDRSTPAKARIEDHLDFLFTYYKDQVEQRRWYGFWDYGDIMHTYDTVRHQWRYDVGGYAWDNSELSPDLWLWYAYLRSGRADIFRFAEAMTRHTGEVDVYHLGKWAGLGTRHGVQHFADSAKQQRIANTTYRRYYYFLTADERVGDLMHACVDSDETFLALDPLRKIRTEPYTPDRNALSVGFGTDWSGLVSAWLTEWERKGPKWEKARARVLSTMETIAAQPNGFVQGSGLYDLDTGKFAVAETPKVEVSHLSAVFGLNELCAELIDLVDMPEFAEAYYDYCRYFNATKAEQAARYGSNFGSLILFQGHSRLDAYAAVRTGDAKLAARAWEKFYNSDGYKESAPWKTEKVSGPTALVAGTEATWVSTNDTALYGLAAIENLALLGDRMP; from the coding sequence ATGTCCCCCATCCCCCGCAGATCCCTGCTCAAGGCGGCCGCCGTGGCCGGCGCCGCCGCCCAGTTCAGCTGGGCCCTGGGAACGCAGAACGCCTCCGCCGCACCCCGGGCCGAAGCCGCCGGCGCGGACCTGGTGACCCTGGACTGGCTGGAGGACGGCGGCCTCGGCGCGGCCCCCGGCTCCACCGTCGGTGTGCCCTGGCCCAGGGGAGCCCACCAGGAGGACCAGACCTTCGCGCTGACCGACACCGACGGACGGCCCGTCCCCGTCCAGTCCTGGCCCCTCGCCTACTGGCCCGACGGCTCCCTCAAGTGGACCGCCCACGCGGTGGCCTCGGGCACCGGCAGCCTCACCCTGACCGCGGGGGCGCCGGCCGCGCCGGAGAAGCAGGTCACCGTCGACCGGCGCGGCGGCACCATCGACGTCTCGACCGGCGTCATCACGGCCCGGATCGGCACCTCCGGCACCACCCTCGTCAAGTCGGTCGTGCGCGGCTCCACCGAGATCGCCCGCAACGGACGCCTGGTCGTCCTGCGCCAGCCCGAGGCCGAGGACGGCGACCAGACCACCGTCCGCACCGAACGCTTCGACGGCGCCGTCTCCGACGTCACCGTCGAGCAGGAGGGCCCGGTCCGCGCCGTCGTCCGCGTCGACGGCAAGCACCGCAGGGGCAGCCGCGGCTGGCTGCCGTTCTCCGTCCGCCTCTACTTCTACGCGGGCGCCGACTCCTTCCGCATGGTGCACACCATCACCTTCGACGGGACGCAGGAACCCGGCAGGGCGAGCGGCGACTTCGTCCGCGGCATCGGCGTCCGCTTCTCCGTCCCGATGCGCGACGAGTCCTACGACCGGCACATCCGCATCGGCGGCGAGGGCACCGGTCTGCTCCGCGAGGCCGTCAAGGGCATCACCGGACTGCGCCGCGACCCCGGGATCGCCGTGCAGCAGGCCCAGTTCGAGGGGAAGAGGCTCCCCGACCCCTCCACCTGGGACCAGCGGGTCACGACCCGCCTGCAGTACATCCCCGAGTGGGGCGACCACACCCTCTCCCAGCTCTCCGCCGACGGCTTCACCCTGCGCAAGCGCACCAAGAAGGGCCACGGCTGGATCGCCGCGGGCGGCGGCCGGCGCGCCTCCGGCTTCGGCTACGTCGGCGGGGTCAGCGGCGGCCTCTCCTTCGGCCTGCGCGACTTCTGGGAGAAGCACCCCGCCCAGCTCGACATCCGCGACGCCCACACCGACGAGGCCGAGGTCACCCTCTGGCTCTGGTCGCCCGAGGCCCAGCCCATGGACCTGCGCTTCTACCACGACGGCATGGGCCAGGACACCTTCCCCGAACAGATCGAGGGCCTCAACATCACCTACGAGGACTACGAGCCCGGGTTCGGCACCCCCTACGGCATCGCCCGCACCTCCGAACTCCTCTTCTGGGCCAACGACTCCACCCCGAGCGCCGAGAGGCTCGCCGAACAGGTCGAGGCCGTCCGCGTCCTCCCGCAGCTCGCCGCCCCGCCCAAGCAGCTCATCGGGGCGGGTGTCTTCGGCAAGGGCCTCTACTCCGAACCGGACCGCTCCACCCCGGCCAAGGCGAGGATCGAGGACCACCTCGACTTCCTCTTCACCTACTACAAGGACCAGGTGGAGCAGCGCCGCTGGTACGGCTTCTGGGACTACGGCGACATCATGCACACCTACGACACCGTCCGGCACCAGTGGCGCTACGACGTCGGCGGCTACGCCTGGGACAACTCCGAACTCTCGCCCGACCTGTGGCTCTGGTACGCCTACCTGCGCTCCGGCCGCGCCGACATCTTCCGCTTCGCCGAGGCGATGACCCGCCACACCGGCGAGGTCGACGTCTACCACCTCGGCAAGTGGGCCGGCCTCGGCACCCGCCACGGCGTCCAGCACTTCGCCGACAGCGCCAAGCAGCAGCGCATCGCCAACACCACCTACCGGCGCTACTACTACTTCCTCACCGCCGACGAACGCGTCGGCGACCTCATGCACGCATGCGTCGACTCCGACGAGACCTTCCTCGCCCTCGACCCGCTGCGCAAGATCCGCACCGAGCCCTACACCCCCGACCGCAACGCCCTGTCGGTCGGCTTCGGCACCGACTGGAGCGGACTGGTCTCCGCCTGGCTCACCGAGTGGGAACGCAAGGGCCCGAAGTGGGAGAAGGCCAGGGCCCGCGTCCTGTCCACCATGGAGACCATCGCCGCCCAGCCCAACGGCTTCGTCCAGGGCAGCGGACTGTACGACCTCGACACCGGGAAGTTCGCCGTCGCCGAGACACCGAAGGTCGAGGTCTCCCACCTGTCGGCCGTCTTCGGCCTCAACGAACTGTGCGCCGAACTCATCGACCTGGTCGACATGCCGGAGTTCGCGGAGGCGTACTACGACTACTGCCGCTACTTCAACGCCACCAAGGCCGAACAGGCGGCACGCTACGGCAGCAACTTCGGCAGCCTGATCCTCTTCCAGGGCCACTCCCGCCTCGACGCCTACGCCGCCGTGCGGACCGGCGACGCGAAGCTGGCCGCGCGGGCCTGGGAGAAGTTCTACAACTCCGACGGGTACAAGGAATCCGCGCCCTGGAAGACCGAGAAGGTGAGCGGACCGACCGCCCTGGTCGCGGGCACCGAGGCCACCTGGGTCTCCACCAACGACACCGCCCTCTACGGCCTCGCCGCCATCGAGAACCTGGCGCTGCTGGGGGACCGGATGCCGTGA
- a CDS encoding DUF4365 domain-containing protein — protein sequence MAIAQPERGGLLPERTPPSRGTLATTACMETLQVGYLHAVAAAAGCSLSQPFPDNGIDWHVSHSAAGHTVDDEVTIKVQLKATYQVAPNPPGRSFSFTLDNAHLAKLARTPVSVHKILVVMIVPRAQDDWLRAGHDRLDLRHCCYWTNLAGHPLTGRTRTTVRIPTARIFDDRALCEIMTRVGTGGTP from the coding sequence ATGGCCATCGCGCAGCCCGAACGGGGCGGGCTGCTGCCCGAGCGCACGCCACCCTCTCGCGGCACCCTCGCCACCACCGCCTGCATGGAGACGTTGCAGGTCGGCTACCTCCACGCCGTCGCGGCGGCCGCCGGCTGCTCGCTGTCCCAGCCCTTTCCGGACAACGGCATCGACTGGCACGTCAGCCACAGCGCCGCCGGGCACACCGTCGACGACGAGGTCACCATCAAGGTGCAGCTGAAGGCGACCTACCAGGTCGCCCCGAACCCGCCGGGCCGCTCCTTCTCCTTCACGCTCGACAACGCGCACCTGGCGAAACTCGCCCGCACCCCGGTCTCGGTCCACAAGATCCTGGTCGTGATGATCGTGCCGCGCGCGCAGGACGACTGGCTGCGCGCCGGCCACGACCGGCTCGACCTGCGGCACTGCTGCTACTGGACCAACCTGGCCGGACACCCGCTCACCGGCCGCACCCGCACCACCGTGCGGATCCCCACCGCACGCATCTTCGACGACCGGGCGCTGTGCGAGATCATGACGCGGGTCGGGACGGGAGGAACACCGTGA